In Halostagnicola kamekurae, a single genomic region encodes these proteins:
- a CDS encoding DNA repair exonuclease, translating to MPQTRLLHISDTHLGKRQYGSDVRRDDFAHVFGRAIKLAVDRDVEAVIHTGDLFDDPVPSLPTVMECAELLEPLEKHDIPFYGIVGNHERKNDDQWLDLLRRTNAVTRLNREAMVVGDVAIYGIDAVRPSVWDTADFELEAPPEGAEYSILCMHELLDPPAEGVVANYPANDVLERVNVNLDGLALGDLHQPKSARVDGTDIWYASATERGAKDQEETGLVQLLEIEDGSLTRRQLELETRPWSVFHIAFGEDDGAEYVRDVFDRRDLDEAVAKIELTGDRGAVTANEVLQMARDAGAAVVSVDDNRGRVDINVDSIEAMSLQGLDGAIEERLADEDFSEVALDVDSRVREEEGISDNVNGAATDLEPAIRDRQKIAFDEREALDEKIDATVTMEGNE from the coding sequence GTGCCACAGACTAGACTTCTACACATCAGTGATACCCATCTCGGGAAACGCCAATACGGCTCTGATGTCCGACGTGATGACTTTGCACATGTATTCGGACGAGCAATCAAACTCGCTGTTGATCGCGATGTCGAGGCTGTCATCCATACAGGTGATCTATTCGATGACCCAGTACCATCGCTTCCGACAGTCATGGAATGTGCTGAGCTGCTTGAGCCGCTCGAGAAGCATGACATCCCATTCTACGGTATCGTGGGAAACCACGAACGGAAAAACGACGACCAGTGGCTTGACCTCCTCCGACGTACGAACGCTGTAACTCGACTAAATAGAGAGGCAATGGTCGTTGGTGATGTAGCAATCTATGGAATCGATGCGGTCCGTCCGAGCGTCTGGGACACAGCTGATTTCGAACTCGAAGCACCGCCTGAAGGGGCCGAATATTCGATTCTCTGTATGCATGAACTGCTCGACCCCCCTGCAGAAGGGGTCGTCGCTAATTATCCCGCCAACGATGTCCTTGAACGTGTCAACGTTAACCTCGACGGCCTCGCACTCGGCGACCTCCACCAGCCGAAGAGCGCACGCGTTGATGGGACAGATATCTGGTACGCGAGTGCGACCGAGCGCGGTGCGAAAGATCAGGAAGAGACGGGACTCGTTCAGTTACTCGAGATCGAGGACGGGAGTCTCACTCGCCGCCAGCTTGAACTCGAGACGCGCCCATGGTCGGTATTCCATATCGCGTTCGGCGAGGATGACGGTGCGGAATACGTTCGTGATGTGTTTGACCGGCGTGATCTTGATGAGGCCGTTGCGAAAATCGAACTGACTGGGGATCGTGGCGCCGTCACTGCAAATGAAGTGCTTCAAATGGCCCGTGACGCCGGAGCTGCTGTCGTGAGTGTTGACGACAACCGAGGACGCGTCGATATCAATGTCGACTCGATCGAGGCGATGTCGCTTCAGGGGCTCGACGGTGCTATCGAAGAGCGGCTTGCAGACGAGGACTTCTCAGAGGTGGCTCTTGACGTCGACAGTCGTGTTCGTGAGGAAGAAGGTATCAGCGACAACGTCAATGGGGCCGCGACGGATCTCGAACCTGCTATTCGAGATCGGCAGAAGATAGCCTTTGACGAGCGTGAAGCGCTGGATGAGAAGATCGACGCGACCGTGACGATGGAGGGGAACGAATGA